The Clostridiaceae bacterium genomic sequence TTCCAGTGACCTGAAAAAGATATTTACTGTTCCAAAAGCGGATTTATACCCTGTGAAACTGTCTTCCGGTACAGCACATGAGGTTGTGATAGAAGTATCAACTACCCGTTTTTCAGGTCTCTATATGACACCGGTTATAGGAGATTATAACCACATAATAGATAAAAGCATAACCCGAAACATGATACGTTTTATTCTCTTTGGATTTGCGTTGTTTTCTTTTATCAGTCTACTGGTTATGTACGTAGCATATGTCAGGAAAAAACTCCATTCTTTTTGGATGCCGGTTATGATTTTGTTAATATTGCTTAGAATGATGATGACATCGGAGTTTTATAGCTATTGGCAGCAGGTTTTTTTCTTTAATCTCTCCTATGAATCAATAAATGAACTTATGTATCTGACCACTTTTACATTAAAATATCTTCTGATTTATCTTGTGCAGGAACAGTGCGGCATTAATTTTAATCATAAAGAGAAAGAAGGCTTCCTGGCCTATTATATTATTCTTTATCTAATTTACTTATTAGTGCCAAATGAAATCTACAATTATTATCTATCGGTAATTATACCAATGTTAACGTATGTTTTGGACATTTATCTGTTTATAAAAATATACCGTGACAGTCAAAGACTTGAGAAGTACGGTATGGTTATTTATTGGAGCATAATCTTTGTTATTTTGGGACTTACGATAGACAGCTATTATATCAATGGAAAGATATATATGGATATGTCCCTTATTTTACTGCTTTTTTTCACAATATTTTCAACTATAATAACCTGGGTCTATTCAATGCGAACAGCGGACCTGTATGATGATTTTACACAGTCCTCTTCACGGCTGGAGATGGCAAAAAAGCAACTTGAAATGCAGAAAGAATACTATATTGCATTAGGCGGGCAGATGAATGAAATACGGGAAATAAAACATGATTTCCGCCACTTTATAGGGGTTATGCTCAGACTGGTTGAAGAGAACAAATATTCCGAACTAAAAGAATTTTTGAATGAATATGCTGAAAGGACAGAAATGAAGCCTCTCCCGGTTTTTTGTGAGAATGTGGTGGCAAACTCCATTATAGGGTATTATTATCTTCGTGCTAACGAGTCGGGGATTTCTTATGAAAGCCAATGCAGCATCAGTAAACAGGCTCCAATGAATGACAGCGATTTATGCATAGCTCTTGGC encodes the following:
- a CDS encoding GHKL domain-containing protein — translated: MIKVLNRRNYLILGLVLTVVFMNFPVVFTYYYHHITGTPVSIEGRMNLSGLEKLPGLDKKDKGIKLNKSIYLDGQWEFYWNHFIVSDKEQGNPGLDDAGQEKVLPFLIKVPDSWSNYMVNGKKLPAEGYGSYRLIIEGLEYVDNEVTIYIPDYGGAYQVFIDGQLASKSGIISSDLKKIFTVPKADLYPVKLSSGTAHEVVIEVSTTRFSGLYMTPVIGDYNHIIDKSITRNMIRFILFGFALFSFISLLVMYVAYVRKKLHSFWMPVMILLILLRMMMTSEFYSYWQQVFFFNLSYESINELMYLTTFTLKYLLIYLVQEQCGINFNHKEKEGFLAYYIILYLIYLLVPNEIYNYYLSVIIPMLTYVLDIYLFIKIYRDSQRLEKYGMVIYWSIIFVILGLTIDSYYINGKIYMDMSLILLLFFTIFSTIITWVYSMRTADLYDDFTQSSSRLEMAKKQLEMQKEYYIALGGQMNEIREIKHDFRHFIGVMLRLVEENKYSELKEFLNEYAERTEMKPLPVFCENVVANSIIGYYYLRANESGISYESQCSISKQAPMNDSDLCIALGNALDNALDASRKIDNPELSYISIRAETINGQWLLIVRNAHNSLPVIQNGRYISSKEGKFHGLGIQNVKKIVESYGGFLKVKYDDVEFVLMAAVPVYEGKESME